NNNNNNNNNNNNNNNNNNNNNNNNNNNNNNNNNNNNNNNNNNNNNNNNNNNNNNNNNNNNNNNNNNNNNNNNNNNNNNNNNNNNNNNNNNNNNNNNNNNNNNNNNNNNNNNNNNNNNNNNNNNNNNNNNNNNNNNNNNNNNNNNNNNNNNNNNNNNtcagaaatgagcatagatgcgcttatagagaaaattcaacctaaattcataataaatttctactaacttcagagaaattcagtatgaatttagtcAAATtttctgtataagggcatctattttcattttgagaggagctcaacaaggcagagagggaggggcttataaaccggtgtgagcccccttcggttggcgaggtgggactaaactctggccgcaacgaggaccaacactttagtcccggttggtggtatgaaccgggactaaagggaaacctttggtcccggttcatgccagcaaccgggaccaatggtggtgggccaggagcaaggcacattggtcccggttcgtcccaccaaccgggaccaaaaggtccagacgaaccgggaccaatggcccacgtggcccagccggcccctgggactcacgaaccgggtccaatgccctcatttgtcccggttctggattgaactgggactaatgggctgacccggcctggaccaatgccctcttttctactagtggtttgTCAGAGGAAGGCGTGCTCGAGGGGCGGCGACGACGAGAGGAGGTGGAGGAAGCAGCGGCGGCATGTGGGAATAGGCCGGGGAAGCAAATGGGGAGGTGCGGGCGACGGCGCTAGCGCCTGGATCTGGCGGTTAGTGGAAGTCGCGCGCGAGTCGCCGGTGTCCAACGCGTGGGAGCGGACGCACCAAATAAACGACGCGCAATGCCGTTTTGCTTCGCGCGCTGGACCAACTATACTGGCGCGCACGTTTTTTTCGCATCCGCTGAAACGCCCGTTCCGGCTACGCGTGCAAAACAGACGATTTTTTCAGCACGACGCTAAAATCGTGCGCATGTTGGAGATGCTGTAACCACTCCATGCCCAAAGACCTCCTCGTGCATCACAGGGGCGGAGGTCGAGCGCGAGCAGCGGTCTGCGCATGGTAAACTCGCCGGCATGGGTGCATGCACCGATCGCGAAGTTGCGAAGGGAGGCGGGACAGGACAAAGCAGCCGTTCAGACTTAGAGGTCAACACAAGACTACAAGAGTCCAATCAGAATCCAAGGCCCCCAGGCTGAGAAAATTCCGCAAGCGTACAACAAACAGCTCACATCTGTCTGCCTCATAGCGTCTCCCCACAGTCAAACATGGCTCAGAGTCTCCACACCTCTCACTGCCAGTCACTAGTTACTCACCAGCCATCTCGTTGGACGTTGGCTAAACTTATGACTTGCTCAACCTCTGATCTCACAGCAATTCTGCGTGGTAGTACTACCAGACTACTTGTCTCGAGTGGTTTCTCTGCTCGCTCGATGCGTCGCGGGACAGGCACCGTGTTTTGgctgctcgtcgccgccgccgcgctcctgcTCCTGGTTCTGCCGCTGCTGGCCTCCTGCGCGGCCTCCGCACGTCCTCCTCCAGGTATTTCTGATCGGTGCCCTCTTTGCTGCATGTAGTACAGACAGTACATCGGGACTGATCGATCCGTGTGAGGCTGCATGCAGTGCTGCCGCGAGGTGGCGGCGATGCCGGGCTGGCTGGAGGGAGAGAGCTAGCGGCCATGGGAGCTGCGAGGCGCTTGGGGCAGAGGACGCCGGTGAATAAGCCTCCCTCGCCCAACCCCCACGCCGCGTCGACGACGGccgtgccgccgccaccgcctgacTAGGACCAAGCAGGTCAGGGGCGGGAGTAGTGCATGCTGTGGTCGCCTAGCTATGTTCTTCCCGATAGCCGATCTCCTGATCGGTACAGTATCAGAGAAGAAACAACTAGCAGCTGTGCGCAGTACTTGTTTCGCTGCTGATAAATTATGGAACTTGTATACAGCAAACATGTTGGGATATACACCAACCGATGGCCTTGATAAATTCGATGGTCTATCTGTGCTGAAAGTGTACTCTGCCAATTCAGTGTACACACACAATTCGGTTACTAGCAAAAATGTACACACAGTTGACTGCCATTAATTCTCGTTCTCCACACAAAATTTTGCAAGAGTGAAATTACCCCTGAAGATCAAGGTCTTCACGTGGCTTGTTTTGAGAAATATAACGTGTTTAACAAAAAAAAAGTCAAAAGAAAACGGGTCTACCGCCAATTCCTCTCACCTACTGGTGTCAGCAAGGCTGTGGGAACCCAGGTCTGGGGTGTCGGTGTAgtctcttgtcgccctagttttgaTTAGGGTTAAACCTAAGTGTAACCTACAGTGTGGTGAGGCGATGGCGGCGGTGAGGAATAAGCCCTCCTCGGCATGATGTCCTCGTTCTAACGATGTTGTTTGGCTATGGCGGAGGGCGAGTGGAGCTTCCAGGACCAAATCATGGGCCTTGTTTTTGTGTTTGTTTCATCTACATGACGAGCGGCGTACTACCAACGGGATATGAAGTCGCAGGGTGATCTTTTTTCCGGTTCCTTCTTTGNNNNNNNNNNNNNNNNNNNNNNNNNNNNNNNNNNNNNNNNNNNNNNNNNNNNNNNNNNNNNNNNNNNNNNNNNNNNNNNNNNNNNNNNNNNNNNNNNNNNNNNNNNNNNNNNNNNNNNNNNNNNNNNNNNNNNNNNNNNNNNNNNNNNNNNNNNNNNNNNNNNNNNNNNNNNNNNNNNNNNNNNNNNNNNNNNNNNNNNNNNNNNNNNNNNNNNNNNNNNNNNNNNNNNNNNNNNNNNNNNNNNNNNNNNGAATCTGGAATTATCTTTTGGCCCTCCTCGATGTCAACTTCTACGGGATGGTGATCCATCCATATCGTGGTCACTGGCTGTCGCGGCAAACCACGGCCAGCTATGGGGCCAGGGCGGCCCCTTACTGGTTCGACAGGGAGAGTcgagttgcacaaagagcagaccaacatgGGACGgcgcgacagagatcacacgggcagttttacctaggttcgggtcgccgtgaggcgtaaaactctactcctgctttggtggattgattgtggagtggtggtggtgcatagtacacttgctcggcaagggttgcctcagggcagcAGCGACTATGCGCGTATGAGGGTGCGAGTGATCTAACTTTCCAACCCCTCGAactgttgccatgggcctcctttta
Above is a window of Triticum aestivum cultivar Chinese Spring chromosome 6B, IWGSC CS RefSeq v2.1, whole genome shotgun sequence DNA encoding:
- the LOC123134827 gene encoding uncharacterized protein, with translation MTCSTSDLTAILRGSTTRLLVSSGFSARSMRRGTGTVFWLLVAAAALLLLVLPLLASCAASARPPPVLPRGGGDAGLAGGRELAAMGAARRLGQRTPVNKPPSPNPHAASTTAVPPPPPD